One region of Chitinophagales bacterium genomic DNA includes:
- a CDS encoding insulinase family protein, protein MKYFFLSLMFISGTMHAQFQEVPNDILKAKIHTLKNGLKIYMTVNKTEPKIQTYIAVKAGSKFDPSDNTGLAHYLEHLMFKGTPNLGTTNWESEKVLLSQISDLYEKHKAEKDIEKKKAIYKMIDSISYEASKLAVPNEYDKVVTSLGAQNTNAYTSTDQTVYQNIIPSNELEKWLKLESERFNHLVMRLFHTELEAVYEEFNISQDNDGRWAYANLLKALLPNHPYGTQTTIGEGEHLKNPSHVNIRKYFDKYYVPNNVAICLSGDLDPEKTVALIDKYFGSWQPKDIQPFTMPNLPVISSPVTIENFGPQEEFLYIGYRIPPPSDKEALKATVIDMIMANGVAGIIDLNVVQKQRTLSASSFVSSMHDIGVYMLNGKPKEGQTLEEVRDILLEQIEKFKKGEFEEWLIQAAINDLELKTIKGYESNAARAGAFVTSFTENIPWENYVSQISDMRKFTKQDLIDFANKYYRTDNYAVSYKRKGKSENPKVDKPQITPVVMNRDNSSAFYKTMTETKSPNIEPLFVDYKSAIKSQKLKGDVEFSFVKNDENNFAKFCLVLPFGKDHSKVMGLATSYLNFLGTNNLSNEELKKELYKNGLEISTSVQREYTYITLAGLEQNMKAGINLLYANLQTNKVDEDAWKKLVEKTIKERENAKINKGACFQALVNFSKYGPQNPFNTVLSNDELKALLPNQIVNYLNNLTKYQHSIFYYGKDEKNALANLPRSYTLLDAKYMAPPAKLANFEILSNDLDKVYFYNYPNMVQAQIMFLNKSEPFTKANMPFASLYNDFFGSGLSSIVFQELREQKALAYSAYSFYAPPSVKGEPFFLQSFIGTQADKMATAAQEFKKLKSKAPNVEIQFNNARESVIKQISSDRIVRDNIYWSFLNLKKFYIDYDYRRETLEKIKTMSLADFSYNFNSKIANRVYTTAIMGDKTKLKFDDIKSFGHMEEIDSKTLFGF, encoded by the coding sequence ATGAAATACTTTTTTTTATCCCTAATGTTTATTTCTGGCACTATGCACGCACAATTTCAAGAAGTACCCAATGATATTCTCAAAGCAAAGATTCATACGCTTAAAAATGGACTGAAAATATACATGACAGTCAATAAAACCGAGCCTAAGATTCAAACATATATTGCTGTAAAGGCCGGCTCTAAATTTGACCCAAGTGACAATACTGGTCTAGCGCATTACCTAGAACATCTTATGTTCAAAGGGACCCCCAATCTAGGAACCACGAATTGGGAATCAGAGAAAGTTCTGCTTAGTCAAATTTCGGATCTTTATGAAAAACATAAGGCTGAAAAGGATATAGAAAAGAAAAAAGCAATATACAAAATGATAGATAGCATTAGTTATGAAGCTTCTAAGCTAGCGGTTCCGAATGAATATGATAAAGTAGTAACCTCCCTAGGAGCTCAAAACACTAATGCCTATACTAGTACGGATCAGACGGTATACCAAAATATAATTCCGAGTAATGAATTAGAAAAATGGTTAAAGCTAGAAAGTGAGCGATTTAACCATTTGGTTATGAGACTTTTTCATACAGAATTGGAAGCTGTTTATGAAGAATTTAATATCAGTCAGGATAATGATGGACGATGGGCTTATGCCAATTTATTAAAAGCTCTATTACCGAATCACCCTTATGGAACCCAAACAACGATAGGTGAAGGTGAACATTTAAAAAATCCTTCGCATGTGAACATACGAAAATATTTTGATAAGTATTATGTGCCAAATAATGTGGCTATTTGTCTATCTGGAGATCTTGATCCTGAGAAAACTGTAGCTTTGATTGACAAATATTTTGGTAGTTGGCAGCCAAAAGATATTCAACCATTTACAATGCCCAATTTACCTGTCATAAGTAGTCCAGTAACTATAGAAAATTTTGGACCACAAGAGGAGTTTTTGTATATAGGCTATAGAATTCCTCCTCCTAGTGATAAGGAAGCCCTTAAGGCGACTGTTATAGACATGATTATGGCGAACGGCGTAGCAGGTATTATTGATTTGAATGTTGTGCAGAAACAACGAACCCTCAGTGCTAGTTCTTTCGTAAGTAGTATGCATGATATTGGGGTATATATGCTCAATGGTAAACCCAAAGAAGGTCAAACCTTAGAAGAAGTCCGCGATATTTTATTGGAGCAGATTGAAAAATTTAAAAAAGGAGAATTTGAGGAATGGCTGATTCAAGCGGCAATCAATGATTTAGAACTCAAGACCATAAAAGGATATGAAAGTAATGCTGCACGAGCTGGTGCATTCGTGACTTCTTTTACAGAAAATATTCCGTGGGAAAATTATGTTTCTCAAATATCGGATATGAGAAAATTTACCAAACAAGATTTGATTGACTTCGCTAATAAATATTATAGAACGGATAATTATGCTGTTTCGTATAAAAGAAAAGGAAAGTCAGAAAATCCAAAGGTAGACAAGCCGCAGATAACACCTGTAGTAATGAACAGGGATAATAGCTCGGCATTTTATAAAACTATGACAGAGACAAAGAGTCCAAATATTGAACCTCTTTTCGTAGACTATAAATCTGCTATAAAATCACAAAAGTTAAAGGGAGATGTGGAATTTAGTTTCGTCAAAAATGATGAAAATAATTTCGCAAAGTTCTGTCTTGTTTTACCTTTCGGTAAAGACCACTCCAAAGTCATGGGTCTGGCAACGTCTTATCTTAATTTTCTAGGGACAAACAACCTGTCGAACGAAGAATTAAAGAAAGAGTTGTATAAAAATGGACTAGAAATTTCTACTAGTGTACAGAGAGAATATACTTATATCACCTTAGCAGGGTTAGAGCAAAATATGAAGGCTGGTATCAATCTTTTATATGCTAATTTGCAGACCAATAAAGTAGATGAAGATGCCTGGAAAAAATTAGTAGAGAAGACAATTAAAGAAAGAGAAAATGCTAAGATAAATAAAGGCGCTTGTTTTCAGGCTTTAGTCAATTTCTCAAAATATGGACCTCAAAATCCATTTAATACCGTTTTATCAAATGATGAGCTAAAAGCATTATTGCCAAATCAGATTGTTAACTACCTCAATAATTTAACGAAATACCAACACAGCATTTTCTATTATGGAAAGGATGAGAAAAATGCCCTTGCAAATCTTCCTCGCTCATACACATTGCTAGATGCTAAGTATATGGCTCCTCCAGCGAAGCTTGCAAATTTCGAAATTCTTTCAAATGATTTAGACAAAGTATATTTCTATAATTATCCAAATATGGTTCAAGCTCAGATCATGTTCCTGAATAAGTCAGAGCCATTTACAAAAGCGAATATGCCTTTTGCGAGTTTGTATAATGATTTTTTTGGTAGTGGTCTATCCTCTATCGTTTTTCAAGAGTTGAGAGAGCAAAAAGCTTTAGCATATTCAGCATATTCATTCTACGCACCACCTAGTGTGAAGGGAGAACCATTCTTTTTACAATCATTTATTGGTACTCAAGCAGACAAAATGGCTACGGCTGCTCAGGAGTTTAAAAAACTAAAAAGCAAGGCCCCGAATGTAGAAATTCAATTCAATAATGCAAGAGAAAGTGTAATTAAGCAAATTTCGTCCGATAGAATCGTTCGCGATAATATTTATTGGTCGTTTTTAAATCTAAAGAAATTTTATATTGACTATGATTATAGACGTGAAACTTTGGAGAAAATTAAGACGATGTCATTAGCCGATTTTTCATATAACTTCAATAGTAAAATAGCCAATAGAGTCTACACCACTGCTATAATGGGTGATAAGACAAAGCTAAAGTTTGATGATATCAAGAGTTTTGGGCATATGGAAGAGATAGACTCTAAAACACTTTTCGGATTTTAA
- a CDS encoding phosphatidylserine decarboxylase family protein, with product MKIHKEGYGLIFIVFFFALAITSIWYLYYPHDKWALAISILSIIICVFIISFFRNPKRYIPLGDDTIICPADGKVVVIEDVMETEYFNEIRKQVSVFMSPANVHVNRSPIDGEVKYFKYHPGKYLVAWHPKSSTDNERTSMVIENESFSVLVRQIAGKLARRIVYYVEEGDEIERGEEFGFIKFGSRIDLFLPIDTKINVELNQKVRGGETVIGTIPS from the coding sequence GTGAAGATCCATAAAGAAGGATACGGACTTATATTTATAGTTTTCTTTTTTGCCCTAGCCATAACCTCTATTTGGTATTTATATTATCCACATGATAAATGGGCGCTAGCTATCAGTATTTTATCTATTATTATTTGCGTTTTTATCATTTCGTTTTTTAGAAATCCTAAGCGCTATATTCCCTTAGGAGACGATACCATTATCTGTCCAGCAGATGGCAAAGTGGTAGTGATAGAGGATGTCATGGAGACGGAGTATTTCAATGAAATACGCAAACAAGTTTCGGTATTCATGTCACCTGCCAATGTTCACGTGAATAGAAGTCCTATTGATGGCGAGGTGAAATATTTCAAATATCACCCAGGTAAATATCTAGTGGCTTGGCATCCAAAATCAAGTACGGATAATGAACGAACCAGTATGGTCATAGAAAATGAGTCATTTTCTGTACTTGTCAGACAAATAGCAGGTAAATTAGCTAGACGTATCGTGTATTATGTAGAAGAAGGAGATGAAATCGAACGAGGCGAAGAATTTGGTTTTATAAAGTTCGGCTCTCGAATAGATTTATTTCTACCGATAGATACAAAGATAAACGTGGAGCTCAATCAAAAGGTAAGAGGTGGAGAAACTGTGATTGGCACCATTCCTTCATAA
- a CDS encoding peroxiredoxin codes for MSLVGKKAPHFSTGAIVNGGHVVNDFSLDQYLGKSYVLFFFYPKDFTFVCPTELHAFQSRLEEFKKRGCEVVACSTDTPESHWGWLQMEKKQGGIKGVSYPIVADTTKTVSMNYGVLAGDYDYDEQGLTIANGPMIAYRGLFLINKEGIVMHELINFFPLGRNVDEALRMVDALVHFEQYGEVCPADWVQGKEAMKATHEGVADYLGKN; via the coding sequence ATGTCATTAGTCGGAAAGAAAGCACCGCATTTTAGCACAGGTGCTATAGTCAATGGAGGTCATGTAGTCAATGATTTCTCTTTAGATCAGTACTTAGGAAAAAGCTATGTATTATTTTTCTTTTATCCAAAAGATTTCACCTTTGTGTGTCCTACAGAGTTACATGCGTTTCAATCTCGTCTAGAAGAATTTAAGAAAAGAGGTTGTGAAGTAGTGGCTTGCTCTACGGATACTCCTGAGTCTCATTGGGGATGGCTACAAATGGAGAAAAAACAAGGTGGTATCAAGGGAGTTAGCTATCCAATAGTGGCTGACACGACCAAAACAGTTTCTATGAACTATGGAGTTCTTGCAGGAGATTATGACTACGATGAACAAGGCTTAACTATTGCTAACGGTCCAATGATAGCTTATAGAGGTTTGTTTCTAATCAATAAAGAAGGTATCGTCATGCATGAATTGATTAATTTCTTCCCTCTAGGAAGAAATGTAGATGAAGCATTGAGAATGGTAGATGCCTTAGTTCATTTTGAGCAATATGGAGAAGTTTGTCCTGCAGACTGGGTTCAAGGTAAAGAAGCCATGAAAGCGACTCATGAAGGCGTGGCAGATTATCTAGGGAAAAATTAA
- a CDS encoding RDD family protein encodes MQEIQPASLHKRIVAFFIDLGILYIFGFIICLIFENYILALGNFKLLVGILLSTAYFTIFHSKLGKGKSIGKRLFNYSVVKLDGSYLSIREAFLRSIIFTIPYCLSDLLSINTQNSIGIFEFMRFTIIPASLFINHVFVFLNPLHQCYYDAWLNTVVIGKEDEVVSYNLYKKWMRYIPHATLILIIVVGILLLQPFSEENRTDLKQLKEIKNTLAAERYLHFSKMYYTYPKNDPYQKTLKIDCYMTGDDDISSEVYLITEELAPFKDKFNIRKIDLSVVIDFNIGIYNSWEILKKNEKPMKFDL; translated from the coding sequence ATGCAAGAAATACAACCAGCTTCACTTCACAAAAGAATCGTAGCATTTTTTATTGACCTAGGAATACTATATATTTTTGGTTTTATAATCTGCTTAATTTTTGAAAATTACATACTAGCACTAGGAAATTTTAAGCTTCTAGTGGGTATTTTACTATCGACAGCTTATTTTACAATATTTCATTCAAAACTTGGTAAAGGTAAATCAATCGGCAAAAGATTATTCAATTATAGCGTAGTGAAGTTAGATGGAAGCTATTTAAGTATAAGAGAAGCCTTTCTTCGTTCTATAATTTTTACTATACCTTATTGTTTAAGCGATTTATTAAGTATCAATACGCAAAATAGTATCGGAATATTTGAATTCATGCGCTTTACGATTATTCCTGCTTCACTATTTATTAATCATGTTTTTGTTTTTTTAAATCCTTTGCATCAGTGTTACTATGATGCATGGTTAAATACGGTAGTAATAGGTAAGGAAGACGAAGTGGTATCCTATAATTTATATAAAAAATGGATGAGGTATATACCTCATGCTACTTTGATTCTAATAATTGTGGTAGGAATTTTGCTCCTACAGCCATTTAGTGAAGAGAATAGAACGGATTTAAAACAACTAAAGGAAATAAAGAATACACTTGCGGCCGAGCGGTATCTTCATTTTTCAAAAATGTATTATACTTATCCAAAAAATGATCCATATCAAAAGACCCTGAAAATAGATTGCTATATGACAGGGGATGATGATATTTCTTCGGAAGTTTATTTGATTACAGAAGAACTCGCTCCTTTTAAAGATAAATTTAATATAAGGAAAATAGATTTATCTGTAGTTATTGATTTCAATATAGGAATTTATAATTCCTGGGAGATACTTAAAAAGAATGAAAAACCCATGAAATTCGACCTTTGA
- the polA gene encoding DNA polymerase I encodes MYFLNQSKLKTLYLLDAYALIFRAYYSMGSNFLYNSKKMNVTAIMGFTRTLWQLIQKENPTHLAVVFDHKSANVRVQEFEYYKAQRDATPEDIIISEPYIRRIIEAMHIPILEVEGYEADDVIGTIAKQKAKENHLVYMVTPDKDFGQLVEENIKIYKPPRMGNQPEILGVEEICKNWEVENPLQVIDILALWGDAVDNIPGIPGIGEKTAKALIKEYGSVEGLLANTDKLKGKQKENVINFSQQGLDSKKLATIILDVPIEISDEKLLLEPFDKDALREIFTELEFRTLQKEMLGEATIVTPPKSASGGHDLFSQNTPEQVIISSPFENINTSPHTYHLVESDTEWKTLLTELQNAKSFAFDTETTGLDFNDAEIVGISFTIQKGSGYYVPLSANFNEAKEQLQQFQAIFLDNSKLKIAQNFKFDLHILKNYGIEIAFPIYDTMLCHFLLDADAKHGLDAMAQRYLNYDTVKFEELVGKGVRKISIRDVALEKIKDYAAEDTDIAYQLYENLNKELEETPKLKELANKVEFPLIYVLADMERKGVSLDTEFLNEYSKELAIEQEKFQEAIFEEAGVRFNLDSPKQLGEVLFEKMKIPFTEKKTKTGQYATGEEVLSKLKKEHSIARNILDYRELTKLKSTYVDALPQLIHPKTGRIHTSFNQTIAATGRLSSTEPNLQNIPIRTERGRKIRKAFNVPNDDYILLSADYSQIELRVIAAMSGDETMIEAFKNNQDIHKLTASKVYGIPFDEVTKEQRSNAKVVNFGIIYGVSAFGLSQQTTLTMAEAKDMIHNYFKTYPKIKDYMDSQIKIGQEKGYVETILGRRRYLRDINSRNAMQRGIWERIAINAPIQGSAADMIKLAMLDIHRQFKENHIHSAMTLQVHDELVFEVLSSELDKVKEIVIFSMENAISNLPLPIVAEFGTGKNWLEAH; translated from the coding sequence ATTTACTTTCTAAATCAAAGTAAATTGAAAACCCTTTATCTACTCGACGCCTACGCCCTCATTTTTAGAGCTTATTATTCCATGGGTTCTAACTTTTTGTATAATTCAAAAAAAATGAATGTGACAGCTATCATGGGCTTTACACGCACCCTATGGCAATTGATACAGAAAGAAAATCCGACCCATTTAGCGGTAGTATTCGACCATAAGAGTGCGAATGTGAGGGTTCAGGAATTTGAATATTATAAAGCGCAGCGAGATGCGACTCCTGAGGACATTATTATTTCAGAGCCTTATATTCGACGGATTATTGAGGCTATGCATATCCCTATTCTCGAGGTAGAAGGTTATGAAGCAGATGATGTGATAGGCACCATAGCCAAGCAGAAAGCGAAGGAAAATCATCTAGTCTATATGGTGACACCTGACAAGGATTTTGGTCAGCTAGTTGAGGAAAATATTAAGATTTACAAACCACCACGAATGGGCAATCAACCTGAAATACTAGGTGTAGAAGAAATTTGTAAGAACTGGGAAGTAGAGAATCCCTTGCAAGTAATCGACATACTGGCACTATGGGGAGATGCGGTAGATAATATTCCGGGCATACCAGGTATCGGCGAGAAAACGGCAAAAGCACTAATCAAAGAATATGGCTCGGTAGAGGGTCTTTTGGCTAATACAGACAAACTCAAAGGTAAACAAAAAGAGAATGTCATTAACTTCTCTCAGCAAGGATTAGATTCTAAAAAACTAGCGACCATCATTTTGGATGTTCCTATCGAGATAAGCGACGAAAAGCTTTTGCTAGAGCCATTTGACAAAGATGCTCTAAGAGAAATTTTCACTGAACTTGAGTTTAGAACCTTACAAAAAGAAATGCTAGGAGAAGCCACTATTGTGACACCTCCTAAATCTGCAAGTGGTGGTCATGATTTATTCAGCCAGAATACACCAGAACAAGTCATCATTTCTAGTCCATTTGAAAATATAAATACCTCTCCGCACACATATCATTTAGTAGAAAGTGATACGGAATGGAAAACGCTATTGACAGAATTACAAAATGCCAAAAGTTTTGCCTTCGATACAGAGACCACAGGACTAGACTTTAACGATGCAGAGATTGTTGGCATTTCATTTACTATCCAAAAAGGAAGTGGCTATTATGTTCCACTAAGCGCGAATTTTAATGAGGCAAAGGAGCAACTACAACAATTTCAGGCTATTTTCTTGGATAATTCCAAGCTCAAAATAGCACAGAATTTCAAATTCGATTTACATATACTCAAAAACTATGGTATAGAAATAGCTTTTCCGATATACGACACCATGCTTTGTCATTTTCTATTGGATGCGGATGCGAAGCACGGCCTCGATGCTATGGCTCAGCGTTACCTCAACTATGACACCGTCAAATTTGAAGAATTAGTAGGAAAAGGTGTACGAAAAATATCTATTCGCGATGTGGCTTTAGAAAAAATTAAGGACTACGCAGCAGAGGATACCGATATTGCATATCAATTATATGAAAACTTAAATAAGGAATTAGAAGAAACCCCTAAACTAAAAGAACTTGCAAATAAGGTAGAGTTTCCGCTTATTTATGTGCTTGCGGATATGGAGCGGAAAGGCGTTTCGCTAGACACCGAATTTCTTAATGAATACTCCAAAGAATTAGCTATAGAACAAGAAAAATTTCAAGAAGCCATATTCGAAGAAGCAGGCGTCCGATTCAATTTAGATTCACCTAAGCAGTTGGGGGAGGTCTTATTTGAAAAAATGAAAATACCATTTACAGAGAAGAAAACTAAGACAGGGCAATATGCTACAGGAGAAGAGGTGTTGAGCAAACTAAAAAAAGAACATAGCATCGCCAGAAATATTCTAGACTATCGCGAACTGACAAAGTTAAAGTCAACCTATGTAGATGCCTTACCACAGTTGATTCACCCGAAAACTGGAAGAATACATACTTCTTTCAATCAAACCATAGCTGCCACAGGCAGACTCAGTAGTACAGAGCCTAATTTACAAAATATTCCGATACGCACCGAACGCGGTAGAAAAATCAGAAAAGCATTTAATGTGCCCAACGATGATTATATTCTACTTAGCGCTGATTATTCTCAGATAGAACTTCGTGTAATAGCTGCTATGAGTGGCGATGAGACTATGATAGAGGCGTTTAAAAATAATCAAGATATTCATAAACTGACAGCGAGTAAAGTGTATGGGATACCATTTGACGAAGTGACTAAAGAACAGCGAAGCAATGCCAAGGTTGTTAATTTCGGAATTATCTATGGTGTTTCGGCATTTGGTTTATCTCAGCAAACGACCTTGACTATGGCAGAAGCGAAAGATATGATTCACAATTATTTTAAGACCTATCCAAAAATTAAAGACTATATGGATAGTCAAATAAAAATTGGACAGGAAAAAGGATATGTAGAAACGATTCTAGGCAGACGCAGGTACTTACGCGATATCAATAGCCGCAATGCTATGCAAAGAGGCATTTGGGAGCGCATAGCTATCAATGCTCCTATTCAAGGAAGCGCTGCGGATATGATAAAATTAGCTATGCTGGATATTCATCGACAATTCAAAGAAAATCACATTCATTCGGCTATGACACTTCAGGTTCACGATGAATTGGTTTTTGAGGTTCTGAGCTCTGAATTAGATAAAGTAAAAGAAATTGTGATTTTTTCCATGGAAAATGCTATTTCTAATTTACCTTTGCCTATAGTCGCAGAGTTTGGAACTGGAAAGAATTGGCTCGAAGCGCATTAA